A stretch of DNA from Bacillus sp. NP157:
TGGTGACGTGGCGACACGGCCGTAAAAAATTTACGCAAACGTTACGCCGGGCTTGTTGCCCCTTACCCGCTGATTATCCACCGCCGCGAAGAATACGCACTGTTTCTCCTGACGGATTGCGTGCCGTGGAATTTGTGTACGTCCTGCTGGTCGTCGTGCTTACGGCGATGTCGATGGGTTTCCTCATGATCTGCGATCGCCTTGGTCGTCGGTGAGGGGGCGTTATGTCGATGACTTATGGGATCGCGGCTGTGTTGGCGGTGGCGTTGTGTGGCTACCTTTGCGTCGCCTTGCTGAAGCCGGAGTGGTTTGAATGACCACGAACGATTTCCTGCAGGTGGGTGTGTTCCTTGTCGTGTTGCTGGCGCTGGTGAAGCCGGTGGGTGGGTACATGGCGTTGGTGTTCGCGGATGTGCCGAATCGGGTGCATCGTGTGGGCGGGCCGGTGGAGCGGTTGCTTTATCGGCTGGCGGGTGTGCGTGCGGATGAGGACATGGGGTGGAGGCGGTATGCCGTCGCCATGCTGGTCTTCAACGTCGCGGGCCTGGCCGTGGTCTACCTGTTGCAGCGGACGCAGCAGTGGTTGCCGTTGAATCCGCAGCACCTCGCGGCGATTTCGCCGGATTCGGCGATGAATACCGCGGTGAGCTTTGCCACGAACACGAACTGGCAGGGTTATGCCGGTGAGTCGTCGATGAGTTACCTGACCCAGGCGCTTGGCCTTGCGGTGCAGAACTTCCTTTCCGCGGCGACGGGTATCGCGGTGCTGGTGGCTGTGGTGCGGGGTTTTGCCCGGCGTGGTGCTGGCGCGATCGGTAACTTCTGGGTCGACCTGACCCGGGCGACGCTTTACGTGTTGTTGCCGTTCTCGATCGTCATCGCCCTGTTGCTCGTGTCGCAGGGCGTGGTGCAGAACGCGGCGTCGTATGTCGATGTGACCACCTTGCAGCACGCGTCGCAGACGCTGCCGATGGGTCCGGTGGCCTCGCAGGAGGCGATCAAGATGCTGGGTACGAACGGCGGCGGCTTCTTTAATGCCAACTCCGCGCATCCGTTTGAAAACCCCACGCCGTTCTCGAACTTCATCGAGATGCTGGCGATCCTGCTTATCCCGGCGGCGCTTTGCTACACCTTTGGCAGCATGGTCGGCGACCGCCGACAGGGCTGGGCGATCCTTGCGACCATGCTGCTCATTTTCGTGCCGCTGACCCTTGGCCTGGTCGCCGCCGAGCAGGCCGGTAATCCCGCCCTGCATGGCCTGGCGATCGATGCACAGGCTTCGGCGCAGCAGGCTGGCGGCAACATGGAAGGCAAGGAAACCCGCTTCGGCATCGCCGCGTCCGGGCTGTTCGCCGCGATTACCACGGCGGCGTCGTGCGGCGCCGTGAATGCGATGCACGACTCGCTGACGCCACTCGGTGGCCTGGTGCCGATGTGGCTGATGCAGCTGGGCGAGGTGATCTTCGGCGGCGTGGGCTCGGGGCTGTACGGCATGCTCGCCTTCGCCGTGGTCGCGGTGTTCATCGCAGGTCTCATGGTCGGCCGCACGCCGGAGTACCTGGGCAAGAAGATCGAGGCGCATGAAATGAAGATGGCCAGCCTCGCCGTGCTCATTCCCTGCGCGCTGGTTGTCGTCGGCACCGCCGTCGCGGTGATGGCGCCAGGGGGCAGGGCAGGCGTCGCCAACCCCGGTGCGCATGGCTTCAGCGAGATGCTTTACGCGGTGACCTCGGCGGCGAACAACAACGGCAGCGCGTTCGCCGGGCTTTCCGCGAACACGCCGTTCTGGAACGTGCTGCTCGCCATCTGCATGTTCCTCGCCCGCTTCCCGCTCGCGATCGCGATGCTGGCCATGGCCGGCTCGCTGGCCGCGAAGCGCCACGTACCGCCCTCGCCCGGCACCCTGCCGACGCATACGCCGCTGTTCGTCACCCTGCTGGCCTGCATCGTCATCGTGGTGGGCGCACTCACCTTCCTGCCGGCGCTGGCCCTCGGGCCGATCGTCGAACACCTTACGTCCGCCACGGGCCACTGATCCATGACTACCCACGCCCCTACCCCGCGCAGCTTCGACCGCGCGCTGGTGGCACGCGCCCTGCGCGACGCGTTCACCAAACTCGATCCGCGCCTGCAGTTCCGTAACCCGGTGATGTTCGTCGTCTACGTCTGCAGCGTGCTGACCACCGTGCTGTGGATCCAGGCCCTGGCCGGGCGCGGCGAAGCACCCGCCGGCTTCATCTTCCAGATCGGCCTGTGGCTGTGGTTCACCCTGTTGTTCGCGAACTTCGCCGAAGCGCTGGCCGAAGGCCGTGGCAAGGCGCAGGCCGAGGCCCTGCGCGGCTCGCGCCGCGACGTCGCAGCAAAGAAACTGGTGGCGGCGGCGCGCGACGCGCAGGTCGTGTTCACCCCGTCCAGCGAGCTGCGCACTGGCCATCACGTGCTGGTGGAAGCAGGCGATATCGTTCCCGGCGACGGCGAGATCGTCGAAGGCGCCGCCAGTGTCGACGAGAGTGCGATCACCGGTGAGTCCGCGCCGGTGATCCGGGAAGCAGGCGGTGATCGCAGCGCCGTGACCGGCGGTACCCGCGTGCTCTCCGACTGGCTGGTGGTGCGTATCACCAGCAACCCCGGCGAGAGCTTCCTCGACCGGATGATCGCGATGGTCGAAGGCGCGTCGCGCCGCAAGACGCCCAACGAGATCGCGCTGACCATCCTGCTGGCGAAGTTCACCCTGATCTTCCTGCTCGCCTGCGCTACCCTGCTGCCGTATTCGATATACAGCGTCGAGGCGGCCGGCAGCGGCAATCCGATCACGCTCACCGTGCTGGTCGCCCTGCTGGTCTGCCTGATCCCCACCACCATCGGCGCGCTGCTCTCGGCCATCGGTATCGCCGGCATGGACCGGATGATCCGGGCGAATGTCATCGCCACGTCCGGGCGTGCGGTGGAAGCCGCCGGCGACGTCGACGTGCTGCTGCTCGACAAGACCGGGACGATCACGCTCGGCAACCGCCAGGCCGTCGCCTTTCATCCGGCGCCGGGCATCGAGGAGCGCGAGCTGGCCGAAGCTGCCGACCTCGCCTCGCGGGCTGACGAAACGCCGGAAGGCCGCAGCATCGTCGTCCTCGCCGAATCGACGTATGGCATTGCGCCCCCGCGGCGCCGCGACGAAGCTCGCGCCGAGTTCGTTCCCTTCACCGCGCAGACCCGCATGAGCGGTGTCGACGTCGGCACCCGGCATATCCGCAAAGGCGCGATGGACGCCGTGGAACGTTACCTCGACAGCCAGGACAGCCACATGCCGCCGCTGGTCAGGCGCATGGCCGAGGACGTCGCCCGCCGTGGTGCCACCCCGCTGATCGTCGTCGATGGCGCGCTGACCCTCGGCGTCGTCGAGCTCAAGGACATCGTCAAGGACGGGATCAAGGAACGTTTCGCCGAGATGCGCCGGATGGGTATCCGCACCGTGATGATCACCGGCGATAACCCGCTCACGGCGGCCGCCATCGCTGCCGAGGCCGGTGTCGACGACTTCCTCGCCGAGGCCACGCCGGAAGCCAAGCTCAAGTACATCCGCGACATGCAGGCCGAGAACCGCCTGGTGGCGATGTGCGGCGACGGCACCAACGACGCACCGGCGTTGGCCCAGGCCGATGTCGCGGTGGCGATGAACAGCGGCACGCAGGCGGCGAAGGAGGCCGGCAACATGGTCGACCTCGATTCGAACCCGACCAAACTGATCGAGGTGGTGGCGATCGGCAAGCAGATGCTGATCACCCGCGGGGCGTTGACCACGTTCTCGATCAGCAACGACATCGCGAAGTATTTCGCGATCATCCCTGCCGCGTTCGCCACCACCTACCCCGCATTGAACGCGCTGAACGTCATGCGCCTGGCCACGCCGCAAAGCGCAATCCTTTCGGCGGTGATCTTCAACGCGCTGGTGATCATTTTCCTCATCCCGCTCGCGCTGAAGGGCGTGGCGTATCGCGCGCTGGGCGCCGCGGCGCTCCTGCGCCGCAACCTGCTGGTCTACGGTCTCGGCGGCGTGGTCGTCCCCTTCATCGGCATCAAGCTCATCGACATGTTGCTGGTCCTGCTCGGACTGGCCTGACTCACCGAGGTCGCCCCATGCACAGTGTCAAGCTCACCCTGCTCATCGAAGACCCGAACGACATCGACATGGAAGTCCGCGTCGTCGCGCCCGTCGCCAGCGTGATCCCCACGAACGAGCCGCCAGGCAGCGGTCGTCCGGTCTCACCCTTGCGCGCCCGTGCACAGGCCTCGCGCAGTGCCACCACCACCGACCTAGACGACTACGTGCTCGGCGGTTACGCCGGCATCTGAGCGGGCCACGCACACGTACGTCGGCATCACCACGCACCATCACCACACAAGGCGTTCCGAGAGGAACGGTTCTCCATGCACACTAGTCGTTATGCTCTGCTCGCCGCGCTGCTCGCCATCGCCCCTGTCTCCTGTGCGATGGCATCCGGCAGCGATGACTGTTCCCAGGGTTTCGCCTCGCGCCTCGTCGCGGCCTACCGCGAAGACGCCCAGCCTGCCGATCCCAACGCACCGGCGCCGGCACGCCGTGCCATGCCCTCGCCGTTCCCGTCGCCGCCGTTCCCCTCGGCGGAGTGGCAGCTTGGCGGCGTGGCGTATCCGATCGGCGTACCCAACCTGAATTCGCAATACCCGCTGGAAAAGGCACTGGCCTGCAATGCGTTCGGCAAGTGGATGAAGGACAACCGCATCGAGGTCTATGGCTGGATCAATCCGTCGATCAACGTGAGTAGCTCGGCGAACACGAACTATCCGCTCTCGTATGCCACGCGTCCGAACCGGCTGGAGTTCAACCAGGCGCTGCTGCGCATCGAGCGCATCCCCGACACCGTGCAGACCGACCACCTCGACTGGGGTTTCCACCTCGACAACCTGTACGGCTACGACTATCACTACACGACGATGAAGGGCGTCTTCAGCAACCAGTTGCTGAACAACCCGCGGGCGAGCCAGCCACTGAACGGCAAGACCTACGGTTACGATCCGATGCTGTTCTACGGGGATATCTACATCCCCTGGGTGGCCGAAGGCATGGTGGTGCGGATCGGTCGTTACCTGTCCCTGCCCGACATCGAAGCGCAGTTCTCGCCGAACAATTACCTGGTGACCCACTCGGTGCTGTACACGGCCGATCCGTATACGCAGATGGGCGTGATGACCACGACCCGGCTCAACGCGCAGTGGACGGTGCAGCTCGGCATCAACGGAAGCAACGACACCGCGGTGTGGAACCACGGTGCGCGGCCGACGCTGCAGGCGTGCGTCCGCTGGGTGTCTGCCGATAACAACGACATGATCTATCCGTGCGTGAACAACTGGAACACCTCGGACTACAACTACAACAACGTGCAGATGTACGTCGCGACCTGGGGCCACCGCTTCAGCGAGAGCGTGCATATCCTCACCGAGGGTTACTGGATGTACGGCCGCAACATCGCGGGCTTCGGCCCCGGCGGCGATCCCGGCGTGGTGGGCTCGTCGCCGCTGGCCGGCAAGGCCGCCGAGTATGGCGTCGTCAACTACATCAACGTCGAGCTCAACCCAGGCAACATGCTGTCGTTCCGCAACGAGTGGTACAACGACCAGAAAGGCCAGCGCACCGGCTATGCCACGCGCTACACCACGCACACGCTCGGCGTGACGCACTGGGTCAGTCCCGACCTGGAGATCCGCCCCGAGGTCCGCTACGAGCGCTCGTACGACGTCGACGCTTACGACCACGGCAACAAGGGTTACCAGCTCACCGCGCTGGTCGACGCGATCTGGCATTACTGAGGAATCACGGCCATGGCTACCCTGTTACGCAACGCGCTCGTGTCGCTCCTGTTGATGACCGCGATCACCGGCGTGGCCTATCCGGCCGTGGTCGGCGGCCTCGCCGCACTGGTGTTCCCCCGCCAGGCCACCGGCAGCCTGGTGCTGCGCGACGGCCACGTGGTGGGGTCCGCGTTGATCGGCCAGTCGTTCACCGCGCCGCGTTACTTC
This window harbors:
- the kdpF gene encoding K(+)-transporting ATPase subunit F, producing the protein MSMTYGIAAVLAVALCGYLCVALLKPEWFE
- the kdpA gene encoding potassium-transporting ATPase subunit KdpA → MTTNDFLQVGVFLVVLLALVKPVGGYMALVFADVPNRVHRVGGPVERLLYRLAGVRADEDMGWRRYAVAMLVFNVAGLAVVYLLQRTQQWLPLNPQHLAAISPDSAMNTAVSFATNTNWQGYAGESSMSYLTQALGLAVQNFLSAATGIAVLVAVVRGFARRGAGAIGNFWVDLTRATLYVLLPFSIVIALLLVSQGVVQNAASYVDVTTLQHASQTLPMGPVASQEAIKMLGTNGGGFFNANSAHPFENPTPFSNFIEMLAILLIPAALCYTFGSMVGDRRQGWAILATMLLIFVPLTLGLVAAEQAGNPALHGLAIDAQASAQQAGGNMEGKETRFGIAASGLFAAITTAASCGAVNAMHDSLTPLGGLVPMWLMQLGEVIFGGVGSGLYGMLAFAVVAVFIAGLMVGRTPEYLGKKIEAHEMKMASLAVLIPCALVVVGTAVAVMAPGGRAGVANPGAHGFSEMLYAVTSAANNNGSAFAGLSANTPFWNVLLAICMFLARFPLAIAMLAMAGSLAAKRHVPPSPGTLPTHTPLFVTLLACIVIVVGALTFLPALALGPIVEHLTSATGH
- the kdpB gene encoding potassium-transporting ATPase subunit KdpB, which translates into the protein MTTHAPTPRSFDRALVARALRDAFTKLDPRLQFRNPVMFVVYVCSVLTTVLWIQALAGRGEAPAGFIFQIGLWLWFTLLFANFAEALAEGRGKAQAEALRGSRRDVAAKKLVAAARDAQVVFTPSSELRTGHHVLVEAGDIVPGDGEIVEGAASVDESAITGESAPVIREAGGDRSAVTGGTRVLSDWLVVRITSNPGESFLDRMIAMVEGASRRKTPNEIALTILLAKFTLIFLLACATLLPYSIYSVEAAGSGNPITLTVLVALLVCLIPTTIGALLSAIGIAGMDRMIRANVIATSGRAVEAAGDVDVLLLDKTGTITLGNRQAVAFHPAPGIEERELAEAADLASRADETPEGRSIVVLAESTYGIAPPRRRDEARAEFVPFTAQTRMSGVDVGTRHIRKGAMDAVERYLDSQDSHMPPLVRRMAEDVARRGATPLIVVDGALTLGVVELKDIVKDGIKERFAEMRRMGIRTVMITGDNPLTAAAIAAEAGVDDFLAEATPEAKLKYIRDMQAENRLVAMCGDGTNDAPALAQADVAVAMNSGTQAAKEAGNMVDLDSNPTKLIEVVAIGKQMLITRGALTTFSISNDIAKYFAIIPAAFATTYPALNALNVMRLATPQSAILSAVIFNALVIIFLIPLALKGVAYRALGAAALLRRNLLVYGLGGVVVPFIGIKLIDMLLVLLGLA
- a CDS encoding porin — its product is MHTSRYALLAALLAIAPVSCAMASGSDDCSQGFASRLVAAYREDAQPADPNAPAPARRAMPSPFPSPPFPSAEWQLGGVAYPIGVPNLNSQYPLEKALACNAFGKWMKDNRIEVYGWINPSINVSSSANTNYPLSYATRPNRLEFNQALLRIERIPDTVQTDHLDWGFHLDNLYGYDYHYTTMKGVFSNQLLNNPRASQPLNGKTYGYDPMLFYGDIYIPWVAEGMVVRIGRYLSLPDIEAQFSPNNYLVTHSVLYTADPYTQMGVMTTTRLNAQWTVQLGINGSNDTAVWNHGARPTLQACVRWVSADNNDMIYPCVNNWNTSDYNYNNVQMYVATWGHRFSESVHILTEGYWMYGRNIAGFGPGGDPGVVGSSPLAGKAAEYGVVNYINVELNPGNMLSFRNEWYNDQKGQRTGYATRYTTHTLGVTHWVSPDLEIRPEVRYERSYDVDAYDHGNKGYQLTALVDAIWHY